The following proteins come from a genomic window of Sandaracinaceae bacterium:
- a CDS encoding adenylate/guanylate cyclase domain-containing protein — translation MLDAPRDLVWGIVSDTNRSDRALGLAAASYRWETDEAGKLVRVAKAKELGVALEWVEPPYEWIEGRYIRGQRDFRVGPALEGGFEAVLEDADGDQTKITARAWVVAEGAFALVLGPVQRRKFNKGLTRYLDALVEVLDGWRDKGVEDPNEPAAIRVKRLLGDSHSVTATGARTLPDPEQLAGRAARLRNAPVPKEVVERLVKHLAERPDEEVQQMRPFELARHWGLDRRDVLRGFLHATVSGLTDLRWQINCPVCRVGASVVESLDSLGEETHCDACQIHFDTDFAQHVEAVFPSNPAVRPVETALYCASSPAFLPHVMAQLRMKPGETAEREVELPAGPLHARTLGVQGGADVELAAPPAVLRVTLGDGLTITPEGEADGVTRWVVENARDVETTVLLERAGWAADAVLGTVVASFPEFVDLFATEAPASGVDLRVGHLALLFSDLVGSTALYERVGDARAFAIVEEHFQLMGGVIAARGGAIVKTMGDAVMASFPSAADAAVAAREMIARHDAAHPDGDLGVKIGLHAGPCLAVRANERLDFFGTTVNMAARLQAQAGASEIVLTEETAEAPAVARALEGLTPSRFTAALKGIETEQALLRFEVQAAAAESSAAE, via the coding sequence GTGCTCGACGCGCCGCGGGATCTGGTCTGGGGCATCGTCTCGGACACGAACCGCTCCGACCGCGCGCTCGGCCTCGCCGCCGCGAGCTACCGCTGGGAGACCGACGAGGCCGGCAAGCTCGTGCGCGTCGCGAAGGCGAAGGAGCTGGGCGTGGCGCTCGAGTGGGTCGAGCCGCCCTACGAGTGGATCGAGGGGCGCTACATCCGCGGCCAGCGCGACTTCCGGGTCGGGCCCGCGCTCGAGGGCGGCTTCGAGGCCGTGCTGGAGGACGCGGACGGGGACCAGACGAAGATCACCGCGCGCGCGTGGGTGGTCGCCGAGGGGGCCTTCGCGCTCGTGCTCGGCCCGGTGCAGCGTCGCAAGTTCAACAAGGGCCTCACGCGCTACCTCGACGCCCTCGTGGAGGTGCTCGACGGCTGGCGCGACAAGGGCGTCGAGGACCCGAACGAGCCGGCCGCGATCCGGGTCAAGCGCCTGCTCGGCGACTCGCACAGCGTCACCGCCACCGGCGCGCGCACGCTCCCGGATCCGGAGCAGCTCGCGGGCCGCGCCGCGCGCCTGCGAAACGCGCCCGTGCCCAAGGAGGTGGTCGAGCGGCTGGTGAAGCACCTCGCGGAGCGGCCCGACGAGGAGGTGCAGCAGATGCGCCCCTTCGAGCTCGCCCGGCACTGGGGGCTCGACCGGCGCGACGTCCTGCGCGGCTTCCTGCACGCGACGGTCAGCGGGCTGACGGACCTGCGCTGGCAGATCAACTGCCCGGTCTGCCGGGTGGGGGCGAGCGTGGTCGAGAGCCTCGACAGCCTCGGCGAGGAGACGCACTGCGACGCGTGCCAGATCCACTTCGACACCGACTTCGCGCAGCACGTCGAGGCGGTCTTCCCGTCCAACCCGGCGGTCAGGCCGGTGGAGACGGCGCTCTACTGCGCGTCGAGCCCCGCGTTCCTGCCCCACGTGATGGCGCAGCTGCGCATGAAGCCGGGCGAGACGGCGGAGCGCGAGGTGGAGCTGCCGGCCGGGCCGCTGCACGCGCGCACGCTCGGGGTCCAGGGCGGGGCGGACGTGGAGCTGGCCGCGCCGCCGGCGGTGCTGCGCGTGACCCTGGGCGACGGGCTGACGATCACCCCCGAGGGCGAGGCGGACGGCGTGACGCGCTGGGTGGTGGAGAACGCGCGCGACGTGGAGACGACGGTGCTGCTCGAGCGCGCCGGCTGGGCCGCGGACGCGGTGCTGGGCACGGTGGTCGCGAGCTTCCCCGAATTCGTCGATCTCTTCGCCACCGAGGCGCCTGCGTCGGGGGTGGATCTCCGGGTCGGGCACCTCGCGCTGCTCTTCAGCGATCTCGTCGGCTCGACCGCGCTCTACGAGCGGGTGGGGGACGCGCGCGCGTTCGCCATCGTCGAGGAGCACTTCCAGCTCATGGGCGGGGTCATCGCGGCGCGCGGCGGGGCGATCGTCAAGACGATGGGGGACGCGGTGATGGCCTCGTTCCCGTCCGCGGCGGACGCGGCCGTCGCGGCGCGGGAGATGATCGCGCGGCACGACGCGGCGCACCCGGACGGGGACCTGGGCGTGAAGATCGGCCTGCACGCGGGGCCGTGCCTGGCCGTGCGCGCGAACGAGCGGCTCGACTTCTTCGGCACCACGGTGAACATGGCGGCCCGGCTCCAGGCGCAGGCCGGCGCGAGCGAGATCGTGCTCACCGAGGAGACGGCGGAGGCCCCCGCGGTGGCGCGCGCGCTGGAGGGCCTGACGCCGAGCCGCTTCACGGCCGCGCTCAAAGGCATCGAGACGGAGCAGGCGCTGCTCCGCTTCGAGGTGCAGGCGGCGGCGGCCGAGAGCAGCGCCGCCGAGTGA
- a CDS encoding BolA family protein, whose amino-acid sequence MVEPQVVMDKIREGIGEVTHLELEDLTGTKDHYRAVIVSPTFEGKSRIEQHQAVYAALGELMAGPVHALSLATYTPDKWSSREG is encoded by the coding sequence ATGGTCGAACCGCAGGTCGTGATGGACAAGATCCGAGAGGGAATCGGCGAGGTGACGCACCTCGAGCTCGAGGACCTCACCGGCACCAAGGACCACTACCGAGCGGTCATCGTGAGCCCCACGTTCGAGGGCAAGAGCCGCATCGAGCAGCACCAGGCGGTCTACGCCGCGCTGGGCGAGCTGATGGCCGGGCCCGTGCACGCCCTCTCCCTCGCGACCTACACACCGGACAAGTGGAGCAGCCGCGAAGGCTGA
- the grxD gene encoding Grx4 family monothiol glutaredoxin — translation MDEAVKTRIQSILDANPVVLFMKGSQHFPQCGFSHRAVEILKRCGATEIHSVNVLEDPEIRQGIKDFGNWPTIPQLYLKGKLVGGSDILMEMFESGELQPMVADAVAPKS, via the coding sequence ATGGACGAAGCCGTCAAGACCCGCATCCAGTCGATCCTCGACGCCAACCCCGTGGTCCTCTTCATGAAGGGCAGCCAGCACTTCCCGCAGTGCGGCTTCAGCCACCGGGCGGTCGAGATCCTCAAGCGCTGCGGCGCCACCGAGATCCACAGCGTCAACGTGCTCGAGGACCCCGAGATCCGTCAGGGGATCAAGGACTTCGGCAACTGGCCCACCATCCCCCAGCTCTACCTGAAGGGGAAGCTCGTGGGCGGCTCGGACATCCTGATGGAGATGTTCGAGAGCGGTGAGCTGCAGCCGATGGTCGCGGACGCCGTCGCTCCGAAGAGCTGA
- a CDS encoding DUF2470 domain-containing protein: MTELEHGRGSGEPETPLTPPETKAPSHAERARTLVGLQKTGTLCTVARDPEGYPYGSFVTFALDGPDPVFLVSTLAAHTKNLMGDGRASLLVAEHGEGDPLAYGRVTLVGDAAKLDDPGSAREAFLAAHPNAAYYADFSDFAFWKLTVTSVRYIGGYGRMSWVDVAEWREAQPDPLAPHVEGVVTHMNDDHADALVSYARAFTRATHAEKVSMTGIDRYGFEMSVETDKGPRPARLAFASEIATPEEARKALVALVRDARAKLQAP, from the coding sequence ATGACCGAGCTGGAGCATGGCCGCGGCAGCGGCGAACCCGAGACGCCCCTGACGCCGCCCGAGACGAAGGCGCCGAGCCACGCCGAGCGCGCGCGCACCCTGGTCGGCCTGCAGAAGACGGGCACCCTCTGCACGGTGGCGCGCGATCCGGAGGGCTACCCCTACGGCTCGTTCGTGACCTTCGCGCTCGACGGCCCCGACCCGGTCTTCCTGGTCAGCACGCTGGCCGCGCACACCAAGAACCTGATGGGCGACGGCCGCGCGTCGCTGCTCGTGGCCGAGCACGGCGAGGGAGACCCGCTCGCCTACGGCCGGGTCACGCTGGTGGGCGACGCGGCGAAGCTCGACGATCCCGGCTCGGCGCGCGAGGCCTTCCTCGCCGCGCACCCCAACGCCGCCTACTACGCCGACTTCAGCGACTTCGCCTTCTGGAAGCTCACGGTGACCTCGGTGCGCTACATCGGCGGCTACGGGCGCATGTCCTGGGTCGACGTCGCGGAGTGGCGCGAGGCGCAGCCCGACCCGCTCGCGCCGCACGTCGAGGGCGTCGTGACGCACATGAACGACGACCACGCCGACGCGCTGGTGAGCTACGCCCGCGCCTTCACCCGCGCGACGCACGCCGAGAAGGTCTCGATGACGGGCATCGACCGCTACGGCTTCGAGATGAGCGTCGAGACGGACAAGGGCCCGCGCCCCGCGCGGCTCGCGTTCGCGTCCGAGATCGCCACGCCCGAGGAGGCGCGCAAGGCCCTCGTCGCCCTGGTGCGCGACGCCCGCGCGAAGCTCCAGGCGCCCTAG
- a CDS encoding tetratricopeptide repeat protein has translation MRRRLLFVSLGVTALSGMLAIGWSAWRDMAASDLVARAQARLDAPLSEAPGIDRLQASTAASLLERAMEEGRRDDATVGLLAYAHALEDYQRGDMVLAEGELTSARHRLGRNADVEVLAAAVARARSQENEAEALLAGALALEPGHVHGRMLAADLALDAEDGRAALGHLRELDDDVAALHNRRGLAHELLLDEDAAAGAYSDAVRVDPTAHDAWINLGRLHRRRGDHQAALDAFEHAVRAAESDGDAHLGRGLARAALGDVYAAQADFARAAELSPNDAEPLLALGDMQRDLRSYEDAVATYRDAIAREGADAASWLKLGNALALLEQYQDAAGAFRNALERAPELAAAFNGLGASLMHLGDAEQAALALDRAAELDARDPNPLMNLALLHERSGDAAAAREAWERALERDPSSSIAQRRLARL, from the coding sequence ATGCGTCGACGTTTGCTCTTCGTCTCTCTCGGGGTGACCGCGCTCAGCGGGATGCTCGCCATCGGCTGGAGCGCGTGGCGCGACATGGCCGCGAGCGATCTGGTGGCGCGGGCGCAGGCGCGCCTGGACGCGCCGCTCTCGGAGGCGCCGGGGATCGATCGGCTGCAGGCGTCGACCGCGGCCTCGCTCCTCGAGCGCGCCATGGAGGAGGGCCGCCGGGACGACGCGACGGTGGGCCTGCTCGCCTACGCGCACGCGCTCGAGGACTACCAGCGCGGCGACATGGTGCTCGCGGAGGGGGAGCTGACCTCGGCCCGGCATCGGCTGGGGCGCAACGCGGACGTGGAGGTCCTCGCCGCGGCGGTGGCGCGGGCGCGGAGCCAGGAGAACGAGGCGGAGGCGCTGCTCGCGGGCGCGCTCGCGCTCGAGCCGGGGCACGTGCACGGGCGCATGCTGGCCGCGGATCTGGCCCTCGACGCGGAGGACGGCCGGGCCGCGCTCGGGCACCTCCGGGAGCTCGACGACGACGTGGCCGCGCTGCACAACCGGCGCGGGCTCGCGCACGAGCTGCTCCTCGACGAGGACGCGGCCGCGGGCGCGTACTCCGACGCGGTGCGGGTGGACCCGACCGCGCACGACGCGTGGATCAACCTCGGACGGCTCCATCGGCGGCGTGGCGATCACCAGGCGGCGCTCGACGCGTTCGAGCACGCGGTGCGCGCGGCGGAGAGCGACGGGGACGCCCACCTCGGGCGAGGGCTCGCGCGGGCCGCGCTCGGGGACGTGTACGCGGCGCAGGCGGACTTCGCCCGGGCTGCGGAGCTGAGCCCCAACGACGCCGAGCCGCTCCTGGCGCTGGGAGACATGCAGCGGGACTTGCGAAGCTACGAAGACGCGGTCGCGACCTACCGGGACGCCATCGCGCGGGAGGGCGCCGACGCGGCCTCTTGGCTCAAGCTCGGCAACGCGCTCGCGCTCCTCGAGCAGTACCAGGACGCGGCGGGCGCGTTCCGCAACGCGCTCGAGCGGGCGCCGGAGCTGGCCGCGGCGTTCAACGGGCTCGGCGCGTCGCTGATGCACCTGGGCGACGCGGAGCAGGCGGCGCTGGCGCTCGACCGAGCGGCGGAGCTCGACGCGCGCGACCCGAACCCGCTGATGAACCTGGCGCTCCTCCACGAGCGGAGCGGGGACGCGGCCGCCGCGCGCGAGGCGTGGGAGCGGGCGCTCGAGCGGGACCCGAGCTCCTCCATCGCGCAGCGGCGGCTCGCCAGGCTGTAG
- a CDS encoding YhjD/YihY/BrkB family envelope integrity protein — protein sequence MPRAVSGFEQTVKRAEKRLTRLRRSIYRTLWEVDERSLPRPRRALLTVVRLAFVTVDAFFRERLQMRAAALAFFTLLSIVPLAGLVFAVAKGVGLYESVVKETVRPFLHDALGGPGEQVPEGVHILRTNLDQVLDLVSGTDVVGLGVIGLLVLLVTAHRVVLGAEESFDAVWGYPGKRRLSRRIPAYLMVVFVTPILLAFASTLTAARHGQPLMAWFESLAPAAIVVDLVAFVIPPLLVCVAMLPLYVLLPSAQVGRRSALIGALVGGLGWYVFQVLHVRFQIGVARTNALYSGFGAFPIFMLWLHLSWVWVLLGAQVAAAHQNAPTLRQLARRRLDDHAARQAVALRAMVVLATAGEGERLRELARDVGVAVEPLREVLDALVQHGLLLRTSGPYDPVYAPAADPDSLRVAAVLEALGRNAEPALPWEDSEKPLTRVLEGLQGAVESSHHNRTIGELRRATETVRE from the coding sequence GTGCCCCGGGCAGTGAGCGGCTTCGAGCAGACGGTGAAGAGGGCGGAGAAGCGCCTGACGCGCCTGCGTCGCTCGATCTACCGCACCCTCTGGGAGGTCGACGAGCGCTCGCTCCCTCGGCCGCGGCGCGCGCTGCTGACCGTGGTGCGCCTGGCCTTCGTGACCGTCGACGCGTTCTTCCGGGAGCGGCTGCAGATGCGGGCCGCGGCGCTGGCGTTCTTCACGCTGCTGTCCATCGTCCCCCTGGCGGGGCTCGTCTTCGCGGTGGCCAAGGGCGTGGGGCTCTACGAGAGCGTGGTGAAGGAGACGGTGCGCCCGTTCCTGCACGACGCGCTCGGTGGCCCCGGCGAGCAGGTCCCGGAGGGGGTGCACATCCTCCGCACGAACCTCGACCAGGTGCTCGACCTCGTCTCCGGCACCGACGTCGTGGGGCTCGGGGTGATCGGCCTGCTGGTCCTGCTCGTGACCGCGCACCGCGTGGTCCTGGGCGCGGAGGAGAGCTTCGACGCGGTGTGGGGCTACCCCGGCAAGCGCCGCCTCTCGCGCCGGATCCCGGCCTACCTGATGGTCGTCTTCGTCACGCCCATCCTCCTCGCGTTCGCCTCCACGCTCACCGCGGCGCGGCACGGCCAGCCGCTGATGGCCTGGTTCGAGAGCCTCGCGCCGGCCGCGATCGTCGTCGATCTGGTCGCCTTCGTGATCCCGCCGCTCCTGGTCTGTGTCGCCATGCTGCCTCTCTACGTGCTGCTGCCGAGCGCGCAGGTCGGGCGTCGCTCGGCCCTCATCGGCGCGCTGGTGGGCGGCCTCGGCTGGTACGTGTTCCAGGTGCTGCACGTGCGCTTCCAGATCGGCGTCGCGCGCACCAACGCCCTCTACTCGGGCTTCGGCGCGTTCCCCATCTTCATGCTCTGGCTGCACCTGTCGTGGGTGTGGGTCCTGCTCGGCGCGCAGGTGGCGGCCGCGCATCAGAACGCGCCCACGCTCCGGCAGCTCGCGCGGCGCCGGCTCGACGATCACGCGGCCCGGCAGGCGGTGGCGCTCCGCGCGATGGTGGTGCTGGCCACGGCGGGCGAGGGCGAGCGGCTTCGGGAGCTCGCCCGGGACGTGGGCGTGGCGGTGGAGCCGCTCCGCGAGGTGCTCGACGCGCTGGTGCAGCACGGTTTGCTGTTGCGTACGTCGGGCCCCTACGACCCCGTCTACGCGCCGGCCGCGGATCCGGACTCGCTGCGGGTGGCCGCGGTGCTCGAGGCGCTCGGCCGCAACGCCGAGCCCGCGCTGCCGTGGGAGGACTCCGAGAAGCCGCTGACGCGCGTGCTCGAGGGGCTGCAGGGCGCGGTCGAGTCCTCGCACCACAACCGCACGATCGGCGAGCTCCGGCGCGCGACCGAGACCGTGCGCGAGTGA
- a CDS encoding Npt1/Npt2 family nucleotide transporter, which produces MAQDKDRRAALAALISAGVMIAQQVGSKATRDALFLSSFDAEDLPRVVIASAAASMVAVFAASRAFARFGPARVVPFSFGISGLLYLAEWLLVQGAPRPVAVVLYLHTAVFGALVISGFWSVVNERFDPHSAKGMVSRIGTGATVGGVVGGLVAWRVGEAFDANAMLIVLAGLNVLAAFGVARIGGGEGEHEDPVSASTSGLRVLLKAPYLRSLAAIVVLTAISAGLLDYAFKAEAARQFEQGSQDMLSFFAIFHVGAAVLSLVLQTGAAKPALERLGVAGSVATLPTVVLMTAAVAAGLTRIGTVVVARATELVLANSIFRSGYELLYTPVSPDKKRPTKALIDVAGNRVGDALGSGMVIVILAVAPAISLKLVLGLAAAVAAFSLYIARRLHRGYVGQLEESLRSGTPFAAERAVLEAATLQTLSTLGLDREALFEQLAAHQSWSDRQTHPPAEERSAPPPDGIDAPASDPVHARAHTLRAGSPDEIRSALKDEVLDPRLAPFAIALLARRDVHQDAIRALRGIADEIAPALAEAVSDPDQPFAIRRRLPRVLEVCDAPEAAEGLARGLDDSLFEVRYRCALALARIATRLPERRPPREPVLEAVARELNIGRKVWEQRRLLDDDTDEDAPLLDKARRDRVHRSVEHVFTLLSLAYDPEPLRLSLVALATDDTNLRGTALEYLENVLPEHTRDALFPMLDVRVEIRKKRSREEIVDDLVRSMQSLDAKALQRAIRESERPADGEER; this is translated from the coding sequence GTGGCGCAGGACAAGGATCGGCGGGCCGCCCTCGCCGCGCTGATCTCGGCTGGCGTGATGATCGCCCAGCAGGTCGGCAGCAAGGCCACCCGGGACGCGCTGTTCCTCTCGAGCTTCGACGCGGAGGACCTCCCGCGGGTCGTGATCGCGTCGGCCGCCGCGTCGATGGTCGCGGTCTTCGCCGCCTCGCGCGCCTTCGCCCGCTTCGGCCCCGCCCGCGTGGTGCCCTTCTCCTTCGGGATCAGCGGCCTGCTCTACCTCGCGGAGTGGCTGCTCGTGCAAGGCGCGCCGCGCCCCGTCGCCGTCGTCCTGTATCTCCACACCGCGGTCTTCGGCGCGCTGGTGATCAGCGGCTTCTGGTCGGTGGTGAACGAGCGCTTCGACCCCCACTCGGCCAAGGGCATGGTCAGCCGCATCGGCACCGGGGCCACGGTCGGCGGCGTGGTCGGGGGCCTGGTCGCGTGGCGCGTCGGGGAGGCCTTCGACGCGAACGCGATGCTGATCGTGCTCGCGGGCCTCAACGTCCTCGCGGCCTTCGGCGTGGCGCGCATCGGGGGCGGGGAGGGTGAGCACGAGGACCCCGTCTCGGCCAGCACCTCGGGGCTCCGCGTCCTGCTCAAGGCGCCGTATCTGCGCTCGCTCGCGGCGATCGTGGTGCTGACCGCGATCAGCGCGGGGCTGCTCGACTACGCCTTCAAGGCCGAGGCGGCGCGGCAGTTCGAGCAGGGCTCGCAGGACATGCTGAGCTTCTTCGCCATCTTCCACGTCGGCGCGGCCGTGCTCTCGCTCGTCTTGCAGACGGGCGCGGCCAAGCCCGCGCTCGAGCGGCTGGGCGTGGCCGGGAGCGTGGCGACCCTGCCCACCGTGGTCCTGATGACGGCGGCGGTGGCGGCGGGCCTGACCCGGATCGGCACGGTGGTCGTGGCGCGCGCGACGGAGCTCGTGCTCGCGAACAGCATCTTCCGGAGCGGCTACGAGCTGCTCTACACGCCGGTCTCGCCGGACAAGAAGCGCCCCACCAAGGCGCTCATCGACGTGGCGGGCAACCGCGTCGGCGACGCGCTCGGCAGCGGCATGGTCATCGTCATCCTGGCGGTGGCGCCGGCCATCTCGCTGAAGCTCGTGCTCGGCCTCGCGGCCGCCGTCGCGGCGTTCAGCCTCTACATCGCGCGACGACTTCACCGCGGGTACGTCGGCCAGCTCGAGGAGAGCCTCCGGAGCGGCACGCCCTTCGCCGCGGAGAGGGCGGTGCTCGAGGCGGCGACCCTGCAGACCCTGTCCACCCTCGGCCTCGACCGCGAGGCGCTCTTCGAGCAGCTCGCCGCGCATCAGTCGTGGAGCGATCGACAGACCCACCCCCCCGCGGAGGAGCGCTCCGCGCCTCCGCCCGACGGCATCGACGCGCCCGCCTCCGATCCGGTCCACGCCCGCGCCCACACCCTGCGCGCCGGATCGCCGGACGAGATCCGCAGCGCGCTGAAGGACGAGGTGCTCGACCCGCGGCTCGCGCCCTTCGCCATCGCGCTCCTCGCGCGCCGAGACGTGCACCAGGACGCCATCCGCGCCCTCCGGGGCATCGCCGACGAGATCGCGCCCGCGCTCGCCGAGGCCGTCTCCGACCCCGACCAGCCCTTCGCCATCCGGCGGCGGCTGCCGCGCGTGCTCGAGGTCTGCGACGCGCCCGAGGCGGCCGAGGGGCTCGCGCGCGGGCTCGACGACAGCCTCTTCGAGGTCCGCTATCGCTGCGCCCTCGCGCTGGCCCGCATCGCGACGCGCCTGCCCGAGCGTCGACCTCCCCGCGAGCCCGTGCTCGAGGCCGTGGCCAGGGAGCTGAACATCGGCCGCAAGGTCTGGGAGCAGCGCCGCCTCCTCGACGACGACACCGACGAAGACGCCCCGCTCCTCGACAAGGCGCGGCGCGATCGTGTGCACCGCAGCGTCGAGCACGTCTTCACCCTGCTCAGCCTCGCCTACGACCCCGAGCCGCTGCGCCTCTCCCTCGTCGCGCTCGCCACCGACGACACCAACCTCCGCGGCACCGCGCTCGAGTACCTCGAGAACGTGCTCCCCGAGCACACCCGCGACGCGCTCTTCCCGATGCTCGACGTGCGGGTGGAGATCCGCAAGAAGCGCAGCCGCGAGGAGATCGTCGACGACCTCGTCCGCTCCATGCAGTCCCTGGACGCCAAGGCGCTCCAGCGCGCGATCCGCGAGTCCGAGCGACCCGCGGACGGCGAGGAACGCTAG
- a CDS encoding non-canonical purine NTP pyrophosphatase produces MIRLEGQTLVIASHNAGKAREVAALFSPHVGALRFAADLGLAEPEEDGASFEANAAIKARAAARATGELAVADDSGLVVFALDGAPGVHAKRWGGGDFERAMRRVHDALGDADRAAEMVCALALATPDGDLETFEGRVRGRLTWPPRGALGFGYEPMFVPDGETRTYGEMERAEKHAADPRARAFAKLLEACQGES; encoded by the coding sequence GTGATCCGCCTCGAAGGCCAGACGCTCGTCATCGCGAGCCACAACGCCGGCAAGGCGCGCGAGGTGGCCGCGCTCTTCTCGCCTCACGTGGGCGCGCTGCGGTTCGCGGCGGATCTCGGCCTCGCGGAGCCCGAAGAGGACGGCGCGAGCTTCGAGGCGAACGCGGCCATCAAGGCGCGCGCGGCGGCCCGAGCCACGGGAGAGCTCGCCGTGGCCGACGACTCGGGGCTGGTGGTCTTCGCGCTCGACGGCGCGCCCGGCGTGCACGCCAAGCGCTGGGGCGGCGGCGACTTCGAGCGCGCGATGCGGCGGGTGCACGACGCGCTGGGGGACGCCGACCGCGCGGCGGAGATGGTCTGCGCGCTCGCGCTGGCCACGCCGGACGGCGACCTGGAGACCTTCGAGGGCCGCGTGCGGGGCCGGCTCACCTGGCCGCCGCGCGGCGCGCTGGGCTTCGGCTACGAGCCGATGTTCGTGCCGGACGGCGAGACCCGGACCTACGGCGAGATGGAGCGCGCGGAGAAGCACGCCGCCGACCCGCGCGCCCGCGCGTTCGCGAAGCTCCTCGAGGCGTGCCAAGGAGAGTCATGA